In Deltaproteobacteria bacterium, the DNA window CTTCAATTCCTCCCTTGCGCACAGAGGCCACCTGCCGGGCAATCCCCTGAATCAGCGCTATTCTGACCCCTTTGTCATTGGTCAGCACACTGCCGCCGATTTTTATCACCAGGCGCCTGGTGTGTTTGACGATGCGTTGACGGTCGTTCATTGCCTTAAACTCTTTGCCAAATGCTCCAGCAACTCCCCTACCCCCTCGCGGGTCACCGCCGAAATCACAAAAATCGGATATTTCTTCTTTTTGAAAATTCGCGCGATATCATATGAATCTTCTTCCCCTTTGAGCAAGTCGGATTTTGTGAGGCAGACGACCTGTTTTCGTTTCCTGAAAGAAGGATCGTAGTTCTCCATCTCTTTCGTCACGACGCAAAAGCGTTCCCACGGCGTTTCTCGCTCATCAGGCCCCAGGCTCACCAGATGACAGATAATTTTTGTCCGCTCGATGTGCCTTAAAAATTTATCGCCCAATCCCGTCCCTTTGTGGGCCCCTTCAATGAGCCCCGGAATATCGGCCACCGTAAATGGAGGATAGGACCGATAGATCGCCACGCCAAGATTCGGCGCAAGGGTGGTAAAGGGATAGTCGGCAATCTTCGGCCGCGCCTTCGAGATCACCGAGAGGAGGGTTGACTTGCCCGCATTGGGCAGGCCTACAAGACCCACATCAGCCAAAAGTTTAAGCTCCAGACGAAGTGCCCGTTCCTCCCCTTTCTCCCCCGGCTGGGCAAACCGCGGCGCCTGCCGGGTGGCCGACTTGAAAAAGGCGTTTCCCCGACCCCCTCTGCCGCCGCGTGCCGCGACACATGTTTGGTTTTGTTTGTCGAGATCGGCCAGCAATTCATCTGTTT includes these proteins:
- the obgE gene encoding GTPase ObgE yields the protein MKFIDEAKIFVKAGDGGNGCVSFRREKYIPRGGPNGGDGGRGGHVIFQADASLTTLYDFKFKKHLKAKRGEHGRGSQQDGKDGSDIVLKVPVGTLIHDEETDELLADLDKQNQTCVAARGGRGGRGNAFFKSATRQAPRFAQPGEKGEERALRLELKLLADVGLVGLPNAGKSTLLSVISKARPKIADYPFTTLAPNLGVAIYRSYPPFTVADIPGLIEGAHKGTGLGDKFLRHIERTKIICHLVSLGPDERETPWERFCVVTKEMENYDPSFRKRKQVVCLTKSDLLKGEEDSYDIARIFKKKKYPIFVISAVTREGVGELLEHLAKSLRQ